The stretch of DNA CGTTCGACACGAAGGACGAGGTCGTCGTGCGGCGCCGCACGAACTCCGACGAGGAGATCGGCTTCCACGTCCTGACCCCGTTCGTCCTCGACGACGGCAAGGTCCTGCTGGTCAACCGGGGCTGGATCCCGGCGAACGGACCGCAGACCGCGTTCCCGAAGATCCCCGCCGCACCCAAGGGCGAGATCACCGTCACCGGCCGCCTGATGGCCGACGAGACGTCCGCGCAGAGCGGCATCAAGGACGTCCAGGGGCTGCCGGACCGTCAGATCATGCTGATCAGCAGCGGGCAGCAGGCGCACAGCCTCGGCAAGGAGGTGCTCGGCGGCTACGTCGAGCTGACCGCGCCGGAGTCCCCCGACAACTCCCCCCAGCTGATCGGCGAGCCCGAGCACGGCGACATCGGCCCGCACATGGCGTACGCGGTCCAGTGGTGGCTGTTCTGCTCGGGCGTGCCCATCGGCTGGGTGATCCTGGTGCGCAGGGAGGTGCGGGACCGCAGGGCGGCCGCCACGGAGGCAGCGCCCGCGACGGAGTCGACGCCGGCTGCTGTCTAACGGGCCTCGCGTTCTGTGGCCGGGACGCGGCAGGATGGGGCCATGGATCTTGGACTGAAGGACCGCGTCTACGTCATCACCGGTGCCACCCGGGGCCTGGGCAACGCCGCCGCGCGTGCGCTGGTCGCGGACGGCGCGAAGGTACTGATCACCGGCCGGGACGAGAAGACGGTCGCCGAGGCGGCGGCCGAGCTCGGTGACAACGCCCGGGGCCTCGCCGCCGACAACGCCGATCCGGCCGTCGCCGGCCGTCTCGTCGCCGCCGCGCGTGAGCATTTCGGGCGCTTCGACGGTGTGCTGATCAGTGTCGGCGGTCCCGCACCCGGTTTCGCCGCCGACAACTCGGACGAGCAGTGGGAGTCGGCCTTCGAGTCCGTGTTCCTCGGAGCGGTGCGTCTTGCCCGCTCCGCGGCGGCGGAGCTCGGCGAGGGGGGTGTCATCGGCTTCGTCCTTTCCGCCTCCGTGCACGAGCCGATTCCGGGTCTCACCATCTCCAACGGTCTTCGGCCCGGACTCGCCGGCTTCGCGAAGTCGCTCTCCGACGAGCTCGGGCCCCGGGGCATCCGCGTCGTGGGGCTGCTTCCGGCCCGTATCGACACGGACCGGGTACGGCAGCTGGACGGGCTCTCCGCGGACCCCGAGGCGACCCGGGCGGGCCACGAGTCCCGGATCCCGCTGCGCCGCTACGGGACCCCGGAGGAGTTCGGACGCACCGCGGCGTTCTTCCTTTCGCCCGCGGCGTCCTACCTGACGGGCGTCATGCTGCCGGTGGACGGCGGGGCGCGGCGGGGGTTCTGACAGGGTTCTGACCAAACGCCGGACGGGCTGGAACGTCCAGCCCGTCAACTCACCCGCTCAGCCCGGTGCTTGACCGCCCGCAGCTGCACCACCGCGGGCAGCCTCGCGAGTCCCGCCGACTCCCTCGCGTGCGTCAGCGCTTCGCCGGAGAGCCGGTGCAGCGCCTCACCGGGGGTCGCGTGGGGCTCCAGGTGCAGGGACACCCGCGCCTCCGGCGCGTTGCGCCTACCCGTCAGGGAGACCGCGGCCCGCTGAACGCCCTCCAGCGATTCCGCCTCCCCCACGAGCACGCTCTCCAGGGCCCGCCCCCGCAGCAGCGCGCCCTCCCCGTCCCCGGTCTCCACGAGCACCTCGGCCAGCCTCCGCCGCCGCAGCTGCACCACCAGCCACCACAGGGCGAGCAGCAGGAACACCGCGAGCACGGCGATCACCGTGGGCCAGAACCAGCCCTCGTCCCGCCACCGCGACCGGTCCGCATCACTCAGCAGGACGTCACGCTTGCCGTCGTGGACCCACCACGACGGCGGCGGCGCCCCGAGCCCGACCGCGAGGACCGAGCCGCCCCCGACCACGAGCACAAGGCCGATCAGGCCGAGCACCACACGGTTGACCGTCTTCAGCATCGCGCTCAGCCCTTCCTGCCAGGCCGTGCCACCCGGACGGAGAGCGCGGGGCCGCGGGCGAGGCCCAGGTCCCGGATGCCGTCGGCCAGCGTGGCGTCCAAGTCGCTTCGTACGTCGTCGAGTTCACGGAAGTGCGAGACCGCGTGCACGTCCACCTTGGAGCGCTTCATGCGCACCCGCACCGACTGCACGCCGGACACGTCCATCGCCCGGTCCCGCAGCACCATCGCGGCGGCGCCCCGGTGCAGCCCCGCCCGTACGTCCGTGTCCTCGCGCCGCATGGGGAGTACCGCCCGGAGCCCGGGAGTCGCGGCGAGCACGATCAGCCAGATGCCGGCGGCCGCGGCCACCCCGGCGCCGACGAGGACCGCCGTGTCGTCCAGGGGCCGTTCGGCGAGTTCGCGGGCGAGGTCGCGCCGCCATCCCATGGCGGAGTGCCCGGCCCGCACCGCCGCGATGTCGTACAGCACAAGTCCCGCACCGCCGAGGATCAGCAGCGCGAGGAGGGCGGCGGGCACGCGCCGGGGCGACCAGAAGCGGGCCGCCTTGGTCTCGTCGGCCAGCGTGGGCGGGGGGTCGTAGGACGCCGCGGAGGCCGACTGGTCGAGTTCGCTCTCGGCACGTTCGACGACGGGCAGCGGCTGCGTGCCGCCACCACCGCCCGCCTTGTGAGACCCCTGAGCCTCGCTCATCGCGTCCTCCCCTGCGCCGCTGCGCGCATGTGTGCCGAGTGCAGCCGCTCGACCTGGACCGCGACCTCGGGCACTTCCATCCCCGCCAACGCCTTTACCCGCTGGGCGACTTGGCGACGCACGGCGCCGCACTGCCCGCCGATGTCCGAGGGGTAGTCCAGCTCGACGCTGACCCGGACGCGCGCGACGTCAGTTGGGGCCTCCCCTGCTCGAGCGGAGCCGAGAGCTTGGGGAAGTACGTGGACGGTCGCGTGCGGCGGCGAGCAGTCCGCGGGCAACTCCGTCAGCGCCTCACGTGCCGCCTGCGCCGCGATCTTCGCGACGACCCGGTCGGCGATCACGGTCGCGCCGCGCTCCCCGGGCGCGACGTGTGCCGCCACGGCTCACCGCCGCCGGTCGTCGCCACGGGTACGGAAGAAGTCGCCGAGCTCCAGGTCCCCCTCGAGGAACCGGCCCGCGACAAACCCTATGGCGCCCAGGGCTGCCACCAGCAGAAACGCCCCGAACCCGCCGAAGTACCCGGCGAAGCCGAGCGCCATTCCGGCCATCATGCCGATCACGGCCATGCTCATCGTGCGCTCCTTAGCAAGACACGGCTGACGTCACTGAAGGCGGCCTTGTGGCTCATCGTCTTCCTCGTCCGGGAGCTTCACATCGCTCACCGCGATGTTGACCTCGACGACTTCGAGCCCCGTCATGCGCTCGACCGCACCGATGACGTTCTCGCGCACATAGCGCGTGACGTCCGCGATCGAGACCCCGTACTCGACGACGATCTCCAGGTCGAGCGCCGTCTGCACCTCGCCGACCTCGGCCTTGACGCCCCGGGACACGGACTTGGAGCCGGAACCACCGGGCACCCGGTCGCGTACGGCCCCGAAGGTCCTCGCGAGCCCGCCGCCCATCGCATGCACGCCGTCGACGTCGCGGGCCGCGAGCCCGGCGATCTTCTCGACCACGCCGTCCGCGATGGTCGTACGCCCCCGGGTCGCGGGGTCGCCGCCGCCCTTTCTGGTCGTACTGCTCTTCCCCGGCGCCTCGTCCGGTGACTCCTTCGCGAGGGTCTCCTGAGGCCGGTTCCGCTGTCCGGTGTCGGTCATCGCCGTTCCGTCCCTTTCGAAAGGGGATCTACTCCTTCGCCCACACTAAGTGCGGTTACGTCCGCGCGCGCCAGGGATGCGGCAGGCTGGGGCAATGACCGGTGACGGATGGACTGAGGCGGTACGGCGGCAGCTCGGCCTGGGGCGCGTTCTCCCCCTCGGCGGACCGGGTGACGGCTCCTGGCTGACCGAGGCGTGCGCGGACGGGGTGCTGCGCCATGCGGCGGAGCGGGTGAGCGGCGTACGGCTCGGCGGTCTGCGGGTGGCGCTCGCTGATCCGTCGAAGGCGTACGTGCCCTCCGTGCCCGCGCCGCCGAGCGCGCTGCCGCCGGGACCGCTGCGGATCACCGCGGAGTTCGCGGCCGAGCCGACCGAGCCGCTGCCCGCGGCGGCGGCCCGGCTCCGGACGGCGCTGTTCGCCGCGGCCGGGGAGCGGCTCGGTCTGGTGGTCGAGGAGGTGGACCTCAGCGTGACGACGCTGCTCGACGCGGGGCAGGCCCCGGTGGACGTAGTACCGCACGGCAAGGAGACGCCGCCGGACGGGGCGCAGGCGGCACCCGGAAGCGGGGACGAGGCCCGCGTGGCGAGCGCCGCCCTCGAAGTGCCGGGCGTGCGGCGGCTGACCGGCGCCCTCGGCGGTTTCGGCCGCGCCGTCCATCTCGACGAGTCCCCGGGGGCGGACGCCTCCCTGCCGCGTCGCCACGCGCGCGTGGAGCTGGCGACGGACCG from Streptomyces sp. BA2 encodes:
- a CDS encoding SDR family oxidoreductase, yielding MDLGLKDRVYVITGATRGLGNAAARALVADGAKVLITGRDEKTVAEAAAELGDNARGLAADNADPAVAGRLVAAAREHFGRFDGVLISVGGPAPGFAADNSDEQWESAFESVFLGAVRLARSAAAELGEGGVIGFVLSASVHEPIPGLTISNGLRPGLAGFAKSLSDELGPRGIRVVGLLPARIDTDRVRQLDGLSADPEATRAGHESRIPLRRYGTPEEFGRTAAFFLSPAASYLTGVMLPVDGGARRGF
- a CDS encoding Asp23/Gls24 family envelope stress response protein: MAAHVAPGERGATVIADRVVAKIAAQAAREALTELPADCSPPHATVHVLPQALGSARAGEAPTDVARVRVSVELDYPSDIGGQCGAVRRQVAQRVKALAGMEVPEVAVQVERLHSAHMRAAAQGRTR
- a CDS encoding SURF1 family cytochrome oxidase biogenesis protein — translated: MYRFLLSRQWVILTLIGLVLIPTMIELGFWQLHRHEHRVAQNAEISKALDAEPVPAEQLTSPGHSVTDSERYRRVSARGTFDTKDEVVVRRRTNSDEEIGFHVLTPFVLDDGKVLLVNRGWIPANGPQTAFPKIPAAPKGEITVTGRLMADETSAQSGIKDVQGLPDRQIMLISSGQQAHSLGKEVLGGYVELTAPESPDNSPQLIGEPEHGDIGPHMAYAVQWWLFCSGVPIGWVILVRREVRDRRAAATEAAPATESTPAAV
- a CDS encoding nucleopolyhedrovirus P10 family protein produces the protein MTGDGWTEAVRRQLGLGRVLPLGGPGDGSWLTEACADGVLRHAAERVSGVRLGGLRVALADPSKAYVPSVPAPPSALPPGPLRITAEFAAEPTEPLPAAAARLRTALFAAAGERLGLVVEEVDLSVTTLLDAGQAPVDVVPHGKETPPDGAQAAPGSGDEARVASAALEVPGVRRLTGALGGFGRAVHLDESPGADASLPRRHARVELATDREHRALDVALAVRTAVGDALTDRPTVAVLVTAVE
- a CDS encoding Asp23/Gls24 family envelope stress response protein; the protein is MTDTGQRNRPQETLAKESPDEAPGKSSTTRKGGGDPATRGRTTIADGVVEKIAGLAARDVDGVHAMGGGLARTFGAVRDRVPGGSGSKSVSRGVKAEVGEVQTALDLEIVVEYGVSIADVTRYVRENVIGAVERMTGLEVVEVNIAVSDVKLPDEEDDEPQGRLQ
- the amaP gene encoding alkaline shock response membrane anchor protein AmaP, coding for MLKTVNRVVLGLIGLVLVVGGGSVLAVGLGAPPPSWWVHDGKRDVLLSDADRSRWRDEGWFWPTVIAVLAVFLLLALWWLVVQLRRRRLAEVLVETGDGEGALLRGRALESVLVGEAESLEGVQRAAVSLTGRRNAPEARVSLHLEPHATPGEALHRLSGEALTHARESAGLARLPAVVQLRAVKHRAERVS
- a CDS encoding DUF6286 domain-containing protein, with protein sequence MSEAQGSHKAGGGGGTQPLPVVERAESELDQSASAASYDPPPTLADETKAARFWSPRRVPAALLALLILGGAGLVLYDIAAVRAGHSAMGWRRDLARELAERPLDDTAVLVGAGVAAAAGIWLIVLAATPGLRAVLPMRREDTDVRAGLHRGAAAMVLRDRAMDVSGVQSVRVRMKRSKVDVHAVSHFRELDDVRSDLDATLADGIRDLGLARGPALSVRVARPGRKG